The following proteins come from a genomic window of Astatotilapia calliptera chromosome 11, fAstCal1.2, whole genome shotgun sequence:
- the LOC113032544 gene encoding sialic acid-binding Ig-like lectin 10 isoform X3, with amino-acid sequence MSVLILAALLSSVTCSSADISASAWGRQHCVSGYCVTLNEGEVTVEAGLCVVIPCSYRTGDGFTPKHIAWYKCEVSEPRCGNPIMIFHTNNSIKVQSGFKARVSFLEPDLSQNNCSIFINKLKQSDSGSYHLRVIGELNGKPDGFSFSPRVTVYVKGFKLKPTVMIPTLTEGQQATLTCTAPDLCSGSVPEITWTWRGAGGTESYITGNSTDYKTENLTDATQSPVSTLTFNPSAKHHNTNVTCKISFTGETITEETSTLNVNYLKEVKIRGVTRVKEHESLNLTCSVESFPLSLIRWSRLSSDTNLKSDSRSATFIILNATTKHAGQYVCTAQYMNNTLKEKVTVRVMYYRKPQIAGRTVVKEGDVLNLTCGIESFPPALIVWKTLTSNINPYNGTNNDLYNDTGSATLVIQNVAAEHSGQYVCAAKHLDTVLTVNVSVTVTYKRKLQITGDTTVEEENVLNMTCSIESFPPALIVWKKISSNTNLHSGTYLYNDTGSATLTIPNVTAQHSGQYICTAKHLNTTVTSYVSVTVTYSRQPLINGNTTVKEGDVLNLTCSVDSIPPALIVWKDPISNTNLHIGTYTDLCNDTGSATLVIQNVTAEHSGQYICSAKHLDTTLISYINVTVTYKRRPLITGNTTLNEGDVLNLTCSVESIPSALIGWKKVSDNTNLQSGIHTNLHNDTGSATLFIPNVTAKDSGQYICAAKHLDTIVTVNVRVTVTWLSNIQNGSGCVLQSQVLTCVCIIEGFPLPTIQWLPLKNNTEYSVITAVSNDTVNSTVSLNVEKHGNITLECVSNNGNEEAKEKFTIHNNSKKYEQPLDLSKGYLKVIVAFLIGTLLTAVVCFLAKKYYRKKQKSSGNLHETLEMDRRQDDPQVYDGSLLEENQTLILNSGPKEVEYADTNLSL; translated from the exons ATGTCTGTCCTCATCTTGGCAGCTCTGCTTTCCTCTGTGACATGTAGCAGTGCTGACATAA GTGCCTCAGCCTGGGGACGACaacactgtgtcagtggatacTGTGTCACTCTCAATGAGGGAGAAGTAACAGTAGAGGCTGGGCTCTGTGTTGTGATCCCGTGTTCTTATAGGACTGGTGATGGCTTTACACCTAAACATATAGCTTGGTATAAATGTGAAGTATCTGAACCAAGATGTGGTAATCCAATCATGATATTTCACACCAACAACAGCATTAAAGTTCAATCTGGGTTTAAAGCCCGAGTGTCCTTTTTGGAGCCTGATCTGAGCCAGAACAACTGCAGCATCTTCATTAATAAGCTAAAACAGTCTGATTCTGGATCATATCACCTCAGAGTTATTGGTGAACTGAATGGAAAACCTGATGGATTTTCATTCTCTCCAAGAGTGACTGTTTATGTAAAAG GTTTTAAGCTGAAGCCCACAGTAATGATTCCCACACTGACTGAGGGACAGCAGGCCACACTGACCTGCACTGCTCCTGATCTCTGCTCTGGATCTGTTCCTGAAATCACCTGGACATGGAGAGGAGCAGGAGGGACTGAATCTTACATTACAGGAAACAGCACTGATTACAAGACTGAGAATCTGACTGATGCAACACAGAGTCCTGTCtcaactttgacctttaacccaTCAGCTAAACATCACAACACGAACGTCACCTGTAAGATCAGTTTTACAGGTGAAACAATTACAGAAGAGACTTCAACCTTGAATGTGAACT ACTTGAAAGAAGTTAAAATACGTGGTGTTACAAGGGTGAAGGAGCATGAATCACTGAATCtgacctgcagtgttgaaagtTTCCCTCTATCTCTGATTAGGTGGTCCAGACTTAGTTCTGACACAAACCTGAAAAGTGATTCGAGATCAGCAACATTTATAATCCTAaatgcaacaacaaaacatgctGGACAGTATGTTTGTACGGCTCAATATATGAACAATACTCTGAAGGAGAAAGTCACTGTAAGGGTGATGT ATTACAGGAAACCTCAGATCGCTGGGAGAACGGTCGTTAAAGAGGGAGATGTTCTGAATCTAACCTGCGGCATTGAAAGTTTTCCTCCAGCTCTTATTGTTTGGAAAACGTTGACTTCCAATATAAATCCTTACAATGGAACTAACAATGATCTGTACAATGACACTGGATCAGCTACACTTGTTATCCAGAATGTGGCAGCAGAACATTCTGGACAATATGTCTGTGCAGCAAAACATCTGGATACAGTTCTAACTGTAAATGTCAGCGTAACTGTGACTT ATAAAAGGAAACTTCAGATCACTGGCGATACAActgtagaagaagaaaatgttctGAATATGACCTGCAGTATTGAAAGTTTCCCTCCAGCTCTtattgtgtggaaaaaaattagTAGTAACACAAACCTTCATAGTGGAACTTACCTGTATAATGACACTGGATCAGCTACACTTACCATTCCAAATGTGACAGCACAGCATTCTGGACAGTACATCTGTACAGCAAAACATCTGAATACCACCGTGACTTCTTATGTTAGTGTAACTGTGACTT ATTCAAGGCAACCTCTGATCAATGGGAATACAACTGTTAAAGAGGGAGATGTTCTGAATTTGACCTGCAGTGTGGACAGTATCCCTCCAGCTCTTATTGTGTGGAAAGATCCTATCTCCAACACAAACCTTCATATTGGAACTTACACTGATCTGTGCAATGACACTGGATCAGCTACACTTGTCATTCAGAATGTGACAGCAGAACATTCTGGACAGTACATCTGTTCAGCAAAACATCTGGACACAACTCTGATTTCTTACATCAATGTGACTGTGACTT ATAAAAGGAGACCACTGATAACTGGGAATACAACTCTTAATGAGGGAGATGTTCTGAATTtgacctgcagtgttgaaagtATCCCTTCAGCTCTTATtgggtggaaaaaagttagtgaCAACACAAATCTTCAGAGTGGAATTCACACTAATTTGCACAATGACACTGGATCAGCAACACTTTTCATCccaaatgtgacagcaaaagaTTCTGGACAGTACATCTGTGCTGCAAAACATCTGGACACAATTGTGACCGTAAATGTCAGAGTGACTGTGACTT GGCTATCAAATATTCAAAATGGTTCAGGATGTGTGCTTCAGTCACAGGTCTTGACCTGTGTGTGTATCATTGAAGGGTTTCCTTTACCTACCATCCAGTGGTTGCCCCTCAAGAACAACACTGAGTACTCTGTCATTACTGCTGTGTCAAATGACACAGTCAACAGCACTGTCAGCCTAAATGTAGAAAAGCATGGCAACATCACTCTTGAATGTGTCAGCAACAATGGAAATGAAGAAGCTAAAGAAAAATTCACAATCCACAACAACTCTAAAAAATATG AGCAACCGTTAGATTTAAGCAAGGGATACCTAAAAGTCATCGTTGCCTTTTTGATTGGGACACTTCTTACAGCAGTTGTTtgctttttggccaaaaagtaTTACAG aaaaaaacagaagagctcTGGAAACCTTCATGAGACTTTGGAGATGGACAGACGTCAAGATGATCCACAG GTATATGATGGTTCCCTATTAGAAGAAAATCAGACTCTGATCTTAAACAGTGGACCAAAAGAAGTGGAGTATGCTGACACTAATTTATCCCTTTGA
- the LOC113032544 gene encoding immunoglobulin superfamily member 10-like isoform X1, translating to MSVLILAALLSSVTCSSADISASAWGRQHCVSGYCVTLNEGEVTVEAGLCVVIPCSYRTGDGFTPKHIAWYKCEVSEPRCGNPIMIFHTNNSIKVQSGFKARVSFLEPDLSQNNCSIFINKLKQSDSGSYHLRVIGELNGKPDGFSFSPRVTVYVKGFKLKPTVMIPTLTEGQQATLTCTAPDLCSGSVPEITWTWRGAGGTESYITGNSTDYKTENLTDATQSPVSTLTFNPSAKHHNTNVTCKISFTGETITEETSTLNVNYLKEVKIRGVTRVKEHESLNLTCSVESFPLSLIRWSRLSSDTNLKSDSRSATFIILNATTKHAGQYVCTAQYMNNTLKEKVTVRVMYYRKPQIAGRTVVKEGDVLNLTCGIESFPPALIVWKTLTSNINPYNGTNNDLYNDTGSATLVIQNVAAEHSGQYVCAAKHLDTVLTVNVSVTVTYKRKLQITGDTTVEEENVLNMTCSIESFPPALIVWKKISSNTNLHSGTYLYNDTGSATLTIPNVTAQHSGQYICTAKHLNTTVTSYVSVTVTYSRQPLINGNTTVKEGDVLNLTCSVDSIPPALIVWKDPISNTNLHIGTYTDLCNDTGSATLVIQNVTAEHSGQYICSAKHLDTTLISYINVTVTYLRQPLIIGNTTVKEGDVLNLTCSVESIPPALIVWKKPNSNTNLHIGTYTDLHNNTGSATLVIQNVTAEDSGHYICTAKHLDTTLTLYVDVTVTYKRRPLITGNTTLNEGDVLNLTCSVESIPSALIGWKKVSDNTNLQSGIHTNLHNDTGSATLFIPNVTAKDSGQYICAAKHLDTIVTVNVRVTVTWLSNIQNGSGCVLQSQVLTCVCIIEGFPLPTIQWLPLKNNTEYSVITAVSNDTVNSTVSLNVEKHGNITLECVSNNGNEEAKEKFTIHNNSKKYEQPLDLSKGYLKVIVAFLIGTLLTAVVCFLAKKYYRKKQKSSGNLHETLEMDRRQDDPQVYDGSLLEENQTLILNSGPKEVEYADTNLSL from the exons ATGTCTGTCCTCATCTTGGCAGCTCTGCTTTCCTCTGTGACATGTAGCAGTGCTGACATAA GTGCCTCAGCCTGGGGACGACaacactgtgtcagtggatacTGTGTCACTCTCAATGAGGGAGAAGTAACAGTAGAGGCTGGGCTCTGTGTTGTGATCCCGTGTTCTTATAGGACTGGTGATGGCTTTACACCTAAACATATAGCTTGGTATAAATGTGAAGTATCTGAACCAAGATGTGGTAATCCAATCATGATATTTCACACCAACAACAGCATTAAAGTTCAATCTGGGTTTAAAGCCCGAGTGTCCTTTTTGGAGCCTGATCTGAGCCAGAACAACTGCAGCATCTTCATTAATAAGCTAAAACAGTCTGATTCTGGATCATATCACCTCAGAGTTATTGGTGAACTGAATGGAAAACCTGATGGATTTTCATTCTCTCCAAGAGTGACTGTTTATGTAAAAG GTTTTAAGCTGAAGCCCACAGTAATGATTCCCACACTGACTGAGGGACAGCAGGCCACACTGACCTGCACTGCTCCTGATCTCTGCTCTGGATCTGTTCCTGAAATCACCTGGACATGGAGAGGAGCAGGAGGGACTGAATCTTACATTACAGGAAACAGCACTGATTACAAGACTGAGAATCTGACTGATGCAACACAGAGTCCTGTCtcaactttgacctttaacccaTCAGCTAAACATCACAACACGAACGTCACCTGTAAGATCAGTTTTACAGGTGAAACAATTACAGAAGAGACTTCAACCTTGAATGTGAACT ACTTGAAAGAAGTTAAAATACGTGGTGTTACAAGGGTGAAGGAGCATGAATCACTGAATCtgacctgcagtgttgaaagtTTCCCTCTATCTCTGATTAGGTGGTCCAGACTTAGTTCTGACACAAACCTGAAAAGTGATTCGAGATCAGCAACATTTATAATCCTAaatgcaacaacaaaacatgctGGACAGTATGTTTGTACGGCTCAATATATGAACAATACTCTGAAGGAGAAAGTCACTGTAAGGGTGATGT ATTACAGGAAACCTCAGATCGCTGGGAGAACGGTCGTTAAAGAGGGAGATGTTCTGAATCTAACCTGCGGCATTGAAAGTTTTCCTCCAGCTCTTATTGTTTGGAAAACGTTGACTTCCAATATAAATCCTTACAATGGAACTAACAATGATCTGTACAATGACACTGGATCAGCTACACTTGTTATCCAGAATGTGGCAGCAGAACATTCTGGACAATATGTCTGTGCAGCAAAACATCTGGATACAGTTCTAACTGTAAATGTCAGCGTAACTGTGACTT ATAAAAGGAAACTTCAGATCACTGGCGATACAActgtagaagaagaaaatgttctGAATATGACCTGCAGTATTGAAAGTTTCCCTCCAGCTCTtattgtgtggaaaaaaattagTAGTAACACAAACCTTCATAGTGGAACTTACCTGTATAATGACACTGGATCAGCTACACTTACCATTCCAAATGTGACAGCACAGCATTCTGGACAGTACATCTGTACAGCAAAACATCTGAATACCACCGTGACTTCTTATGTTAGTGTAACTGTGACTT ATTCAAGGCAACCTCTGATCAATGGGAATACAACTGTTAAAGAGGGAGATGTTCTGAATTTGACCTGCAGTGTGGACAGTATCCCTCCAGCTCTTATTGTGTGGAAAGATCCTATCTCCAACACAAACCTTCATATTGGAACTTACACTGATCTGTGCAATGACACTGGATCAGCTACACTTGTCATTCAGAATGTGACAGCAGAACATTCTGGACAGTACATCTGTTCAGCAAAACATCTGGACACAACTCTGATTTCTTACATCAATGTGACTGTGACTT ATTTAAGGCAACCTCTGATCATTGGGAATACAACTGTTAAAGAGGGAGATGTTCTGAATTTGACCTGCAGTGTGGAAAGTATCCCTCCAGCTCTTATTGTGTGGAAAAAACCTAACTCCAACACAAACCTTCATATTGGAACTTACACTGATCTGCACAATAACACTGGATCAGCTACACTTGTCATCCAGAACGTGACAGCAGAAGATTCTGGACATTACATCTGTACAGCAAAACATCTGGACACAACTCTGACCTTATATGTTGATGTGACTGTGACTT ATAAAAGGAGACCACTGATAACTGGGAATACAACTCTTAATGAGGGAGATGTTCTGAATTtgacctgcagtgttgaaagtATCCCTTCAGCTCTTATtgggtggaaaaaagttagtgaCAACACAAATCTTCAGAGTGGAATTCACACTAATTTGCACAATGACACTGGATCAGCAACACTTTTCATCccaaatgtgacagcaaaagaTTCTGGACAGTACATCTGTGCTGCAAAACATCTGGACACAATTGTGACCGTAAATGTCAGAGTGACTGTGACTT GGCTATCAAATATTCAAAATGGTTCAGGATGTGTGCTTCAGTCACAGGTCTTGACCTGTGTGTGTATCATTGAAGGGTTTCCTTTACCTACCATCCAGTGGTTGCCCCTCAAGAACAACACTGAGTACTCTGTCATTACTGCTGTGTCAAATGACACAGTCAACAGCACTGTCAGCCTAAATGTAGAAAAGCATGGCAACATCACTCTTGAATGTGTCAGCAACAATGGAAATGAAGAAGCTAAAGAAAAATTCACAATCCACAACAACTCTAAAAAATATG AGCAACCGTTAGATTTAAGCAAGGGATACCTAAAAGTCATCGTTGCCTTTTTGATTGGGACACTTCTTACAGCAGTTGTTtgctttttggccaaaaagtaTTACAG aaaaaaacagaagagctcTGGAAACCTTCATGAGACTTTGGAGATGGACAGACGTCAAGATGATCCACAG GTATATGATGGTTCCCTATTAGAAGAAAATCAGACTCTGATCTTAAACAGTGGACCAAAAGAAGTGGAGTATGCTGACACTAATTTATCCCTTTGA
- the LOC113032544 gene encoding immunoglobulin superfamily member 10-like isoform X2: protein MSVLILAALLSSVTCSSADISASAWGRQHCVSGYCVTLNEGEVTVEAGLCVVIPCSYRTGDGFTPKHIAWYKCEVSEPRCGNPIMIFHTNNSIKVQSGFKARVSFLEPDLSQNNCSIFINKLKQSDSGSYHLRVIGELNGKPDGFSFSPRVTVYVKGFKLKPTVMIPTLTEGQQATLTCTAPDLCSGSVPEITWTWRGAGGTESYITGNSTDYKTENLTDATQSPVSTLTFNPSAKHHNTNVTCKISFTGETITEETSTLNVNYLKEVKIRGVTRVKEHESLNLTCSVESFPLSLIRWSRLSSDTNLKSDSRSATFIILNATTKHAGQYVCTAQYMNNTLKEKVTVRVMYYRKPQIAGRTVVKEGDVLNLTCGIESFPPALIVWKTLTSNINPYNGTNNDLYNDTGSATLVIQNVAAEHSGQYVCAAKHLDTVLTVNVSVTVTYKRKLQITGDTTVEEENVLNMTCSIESFPPALIVWKKISSNTNLHSGTYLYNDTGSATLTIPNVTAQHSGQYICTAKHLNTTVTSYVSVTVTYSRQPLINGNTTVKEGDVLNLTCSVDSIPPALIVWKDPISNTNLHIGTYTDLCNDTGSATLVIQNVTAEHSGQYICSAKHLDTTLISYINVTVTYLRQPLIIGNTTVKEGDVLNLTCSVESIPPALIVWKKPNSNTNLHIGTYTDLHNNTGSATLVIQNVTAEDSGHYICTAKHLDTTLTLYVDVTVTYKRRPLITGNTTLNEGDVLNLTCSVESIPSALIGWKKVSDNTNLQSGIHTNLHNDTGSATLFIPNVTAKDSGQYICAAKHLDTIVTVNVRVTVTWLSNIQNGSGCVLQSQVLTCVCIIEGFPLPTIQWLPLKNNTEYSVITAVSNDTVNSTVSLNVEKHGNITLECVSNNGNEEAKEKFTIHNNSKKYEQPLDLSKGYLKVIVAFLIGTLLTAVVCFLAKKYYRKKQKSSGNLHETLEMDRRQDDPQKGKGEA from the exons ATGTCTGTCCTCATCTTGGCAGCTCTGCTTTCCTCTGTGACATGTAGCAGTGCTGACATAA GTGCCTCAGCCTGGGGACGACaacactgtgtcagtggatacTGTGTCACTCTCAATGAGGGAGAAGTAACAGTAGAGGCTGGGCTCTGTGTTGTGATCCCGTGTTCTTATAGGACTGGTGATGGCTTTACACCTAAACATATAGCTTGGTATAAATGTGAAGTATCTGAACCAAGATGTGGTAATCCAATCATGATATTTCACACCAACAACAGCATTAAAGTTCAATCTGGGTTTAAAGCCCGAGTGTCCTTTTTGGAGCCTGATCTGAGCCAGAACAACTGCAGCATCTTCATTAATAAGCTAAAACAGTCTGATTCTGGATCATATCACCTCAGAGTTATTGGTGAACTGAATGGAAAACCTGATGGATTTTCATTCTCTCCAAGAGTGACTGTTTATGTAAAAG GTTTTAAGCTGAAGCCCACAGTAATGATTCCCACACTGACTGAGGGACAGCAGGCCACACTGACCTGCACTGCTCCTGATCTCTGCTCTGGATCTGTTCCTGAAATCACCTGGACATGGAGAGGAGCAGGAGGGACTGAATCTTACATTACAGGAAACAGCACTGATTACAAGACTGAGAATCTGACTGATGCAACACAGAGTCCTGTCtcaactttgacctttaacccaTCAGCTAAACATCACAACACGAACGTCACCTGTAAGATCAGTTTTACAGGTGAAACAATTACAGAAGAGACTTCAACCTTGAATGTGAACT ACTTGAAAGAAGTTAAAATACGTGGTGTTACAAGGGTGAAGGAGCATGAATCACTGAATCtgacctgcagtgttgaaagtTTCCCTCTATCTCTGATTAGGTGGTCCAGACTTAGTTCTGACACAAACCTGAAAAGTGATTCGAGATCAGCAACATTTATAATCCTAaatgcaacaacaaaacatgctGGACAGTATGTTTGTACGGCTCAATATATGAACAATACTCTGAAGGAGAAAGTCACTGTAAGGGTGATGT ATTACAGGAAACCTCAGATCGCTGGGAGAACGGTCGTTAAAGAGGGAGATGTTCTGAATCTAACCTGCGGCATTGAAAGTTTTCCTCCAGCTCTTATTGTTTGGAAAACGTTGACTTCCAATATAAATCCTTACAATGGAACTAACAATGATCTGTACAATGACACTGGATCAGCTACACTTGTTATCCAGAATGTGGCAGCAGAACATTCTGGACAATATGTCTGTGCAGCAAAACATCTGGATACAGTTCTAACTGTAAATGTCAGCGTAACTGTGACTT ATAAAAGGAAACTTCAGATCACTGGCGATACAActgtagaagaagaaaatgttctGAATATGACCTGCAGTATTGAAAGTTTCCCTCCAGCTCTtattgtgtggaaaaaaattagTAGTAACACAAACCTTCATAGTGGAACTTACCTGTATAATGACACTGGATCAGCTACACTTACCATTCCAAATGTGACAGCACAGCATTCTGGACAGTACATCTGTACAGCAAAACATCTGAATACCACCGTGACTTCTTATGTTAGTGTAACTGTGACTT ATTCAAGGCAACCTCTGATCAATGGGAATACAACTGTTAAAGAGGGAGATGTTCTGAATTTGACCTGCAGTGTGGACAGTATCCCTCCAGCTCTTATTGTGTGGAAAGATCCTATCTCCAACACAAACCTTCATATTGGAACTTACACTGATCTGTGCAATGACACTGGATCAGCTACACTTGTCATTCAGAATGTGACAGCAGAACATTCTGGACAGTACATCTGTTCAGCAAAACATCTGGACACAACTCTGATTTCTTACATCAATGTGACTGTGACTT ATTTAAGGCAACCTCTGATCATTGGGAATACAACTGTTAAAGAGGGAGATGTTCTGAATTTGACCTGCAGTGTGGAAAGTATCCCTCCAGCTCTTATTGTGTGGAAAAAACCTAACTCCAACACAAACCTTCATATTGGAACTTACACTGATCTGCACAATAACACTGGATCAGCTACACTTGTCATCCAGAACGTGACAGCAGAAGATTCTGGACATTACATCTGTACAGCAAAACATCTGGACACAACTCTGACCTTATATGTTGATGTGACTGTGACTT ATAAAAGGAGACCACTGATAACTGGGAATACAACTCTTAATGAGGGAGATGTTCTGAATTtgacctgcagtgttgaaagtATCCCTTCAGCTCTTATtgggtggaaaaaagttagtgaCAACACAAATCTTCAGAGTGGAATTCACACTAATTTGCACAATGACACTGGATCAGCAACACTTTTCATCccaaatgtgacagcaaaagaTTCTGGACAGTACATCTGTGCTGCAAAACATCTGGACACAATTGTGACCGTAAATGTCAGAGTGACTGTGACTT GGCTATCAAATATTCAAAATGGTTCAGGATGTGTGCTTCAGTCACAGGTCTTGACCTGTGTGTGTATCATTGAAGGGTTTCCTTTACCTACCATCCAGTGGTTGCCCCTCAAGAACAACACTGAGTACTCTGTCATTACTGCTGTGTCAAATGACACAGTCAACAGCACTGTCAGCCTAAATGTAGAAAAGCATGGCAACATCACTCTTGAATGTGTCAGCAACAATGGAAATGAAGAAGCTAAAGAAAAATTCACAATCCACAACAACTCTAAAAAATATG AGCAACCGTTAGATTTAAGCAAGGGATACCTAAAAGTCATCGTTGCCTTTTTGATTGGGACACTTCTTACAGCAGTTGTTtgctttttggccaaaaagtaTTACAG aaaaaaacagaagagctcTGGAAACCTTCATGAGACTTTGGAGATGGACAGACGTCAAGATGATCCACAG AAAGGAAAAGGAGAAGCTTGA